One Spinacia oleracea cultivar Varoflay chromosome 4, BTI_SOV_V1, whole genome shotgun sequence DNA segment encodes these proteins:
- the LOC110788327 gene encoding probable serine/threonine-protein kinase WNK9 — MNGFSNLEDDECSDFVEVDPTGRYGRYNEILGKGASKIVYRAFDEYEGIEVAWNQVKLYDFLQSPEDLERLYCEIHLLKTLKHKNIMKFYTSWVDTAKRNINFVTEMFTSGTLRQYRLKHRRVNIRAVKHWCRQILKGLLYLHSHDPPVIHRDLKCDNIFVNGNQGEVKIGDLGLAAILRKSHAAHCVGTPEFMAPEVYEEEYNELVDIYSFGMCILEMVTFEYPYSECSNPAQIYKKVISGKKPDALYKVKDPEVRQFIEKCLATVSSRLSARELLNDPFLQIDGYDDDSRPTDCQSEFDDLGTFMRQPFLEHYNSDSSYLNGYSNGVDVESYEWGYHPSEIESSGIDLFEHHEDDPSPGVDITIKGKRREDGSIFLRLRIADKEGRIRNIYFPFDIELDTALSVATEMVAELEITDQDVTSIADMIDGEIAALVPGWKKGPGYEETPCISDMQLCQNCASTQTSIGSLMDFLSSNPGAFNPAFLQCPNGCAAAIHGRFEEITFQVEGSEHHEPETEAEAEASTLPTSCQTNGGETWDHCESVECSSLGSGGIHSDEEHDKSGLAKDDSENSVENQNQNQNGCENEVQWEFRWLKAKYQMEMREVKDHQLGISSTPRSYHGDEDRAEDRFSQSLHLNILLEHERRILQSESDINSSNIEESCPISRIQRVRNCEAMEGPYITQNLATTKNYTGSLLPSAIHRTTSLPVDAVYI, encoded by the exons ATGAATGGATTTTCAAATCTTGAAGATGATGAGTGCTCTGACTTCGTTGAAGTTGATCCAACTGGAAGATATGGCAGA TACAATGAAATCCTTGGGAAAGGAGCTTCAAAGATAGT TTATAGAGCATTTGATGAATATGAAGGGATTGAAGTTGCTTGGAATCAAGTAAAACTTTATGATTTTCTTCAAAGTCCAGAAGATCTGGAAAGGCTGTATTGTGAGATTCATTTACTTAAAACATTGAAACACAAGAATATTATGAAGTTCTACACTTCCTGGGTTGATACCGCTAAGAGAAATATCAACTTTGTTACTGAAATGTTCACTTCTGGCACTTTAAGACA GTATAGGCTAAAGCATAGGAGAGTAAACATCAGGGCAGTGAAGCACTGGTGTAGGCAGATCTTAAAAGGGTTACTCTATCTTCATAGCCATGACCCACCAGTGATCCACAGAGATCTTAAGTGTGATAATATCTTTGTTAATGGTAATCAAGGGGAAGTGAAGATTGGTGACCTTGGTTTAGCTGCAATCCTCAGGAAGTCTCATGCTGCTCATTGTGTCG GAACACCCGAGTTTATGGCCCCGGAAGTATACGAAGAGGAGTACAATGAATTGGTTGACATTTACTCGTTTGGGATGTGCATACTGGAAATGGTGACTTTCGAGTATCCCTATAGTGAATGTTCTAATCCTGCTCAAATCTACAAAAAAGTCATCTCT GGTAAAAAGCCTGATGCCTTGTACAAAGTGAAAGATCCAGAGGTGCGGCAATTTATTGAGAAATGTCTggcaactgtgtcatcaaggcTCTCAGCAAGAGAACTTTTAAATGACCCATTTCTCCAAATTGATGGTTATGACGATGATTCGAGACCAACTGATTGCCAAAGTGAATTCGATGATCTTGGTACTTTTATGAGACAGCCATTCCTTGAACATTATAACAGTGACAGCTCCTATCTTAATGGATACTCCAATGGTGTTGATGTGGAATCCTATGAATGGGGATATCATCCAAGTGAGATAGAAAGCTCTGGTATTGACTTATTTGAACACCATGAAGATGACCCTTCTCCAGGTGTCGACATAACTATTAAAGGAAAGAGAAGGGAAGATGGCAGCATCTTTCTACGACTTAGAATAGCTGATAAAGAAG GACGTATCAGGAATATATACTTTCCTTTTGATATAGAATTGGATACAGCTTTAAGCGTAGCAACTGAAATGGTTGCTGAACTTGAAATTACTGATCAAGATGTAACCAGCATTGCGGATATGATTGATGGGGAAATAGCCGCTTTGGTACCTGGGTGGAAGAAAGGTCCAGGATATGAAGAAACTCCGTGCATTTCTGATATGCAATTATGTCAAAATTGCGCTTCTACCCAAACCTCAATTGGTTCCTTGATGGATTTTTTGTCAAGCAACCCAGGCGCTTTCAACCCAGCATTTTTACAGTGTCCTAATGGTTGTGCTGCTGCTATTCATGGTAGGTTTGAAGAGATcacatttcaagttgaagggtCTGAGCATCATGAACCGGAAACAGAAGCGGAAGCGGAAGCTTCAACACTACCCACTTCGTGCCAAACTAATGGTGGTGAAACATGGGATCATTGTGAAAGTGTTGAATGTAGCTCCCTCGGCTCTGGAGGAATTCATTCGGATGAAGAGCATGATAAATCAGGTTTGGCAAAGGATGATTCAGAGAATAGTGtagaaaaccaaaaccaaaaccaaaatgGTTGTGAGAATGAAGTTCAGTGGGAATTCAGATGGCTGAAAGCAAAATACCAAATGGAGATGAGAGAAGTAAAAGATCATCAGCTTGGGATTTCATCAACACCTCGTTCCTATCATGGAGATGAAGATCGAGCAGAGGACAGATTCTCACAATCTTTACACCTTAACATATTATTAGAACATGAAAGAAGAATATTGCAATCGGAGTCTGACATcaattcatcaaatattgaagAGAGCTGCCCCATTTCAAGAATCCAAAGGGTTCGGAATTGTGAGGCGATGGAAGGTCCTTATATCACACAGAATTTGGCTACTACAAAGAATTATACTGGTTCACTCTTACCCAGTGCTATTCACAGGACTACATCACTTCCTGTTGATGCTgtttatatataa